Proteins from a genomic interval of Oceanicoccus sp. KOV_DT_Chl:
- a CDS encoding MaoC family dehydratase, whose protein sequence is MQENSSGRVRIIKRDEIADIVGHQSKASEWFTVTQHQINQFADCTLDRQFIHVDPEEAKNGPFGTTIAHGFLTLSMLTHFISFFSIVIDGVHTQVNYGFDKIRFLTPVKVDSRVRAHATYTAIEEKTPGQFILHMHVTVEIEGEVKPALIAEWITMQML, encoded by the coding sequence ATGCAAGAAAACAGTTCAGGTAGAGTGCGAATCATTAAACGTGATGAAATAGCGGATATTGTTGGTCACCAAAGTAAAGCATCAGAATGGTTTACGGTAACTCAGCATCAGATTAACCAGTTTGCTGATTGTACTCTTGACCGACAGTTTATTCACGTCGACCCTGAAGAGGCAAAAAATGGGCCTTTCGGCACTACCATTGCGCACGGATTTTTGACCTTGTCGATGTTGACGCATTTTATTTCCTTTTTTTCCATAGTCATTGACGGTGTGCATACCCAGGTTAATTATGGTTTTGATAAAATTCGATTTTTAACCCCGGTCAAAGTTGATAGCCGAGTTCGTGCTCATGCAACCTATACTGCTATTGAGGAAAAAACGCCTGGTCAATTTATTTTACATATGCATGTGACAGTGGAGATTGAAGGTGAAGTTAAGCCAGCCTTGATTGCTGAGTGGATCACTATGCAAATGCTATGA
- a CDS encoding LysR family transcriptional regulator: MNKLTGSLVGRWAGIDEFIQTVETGSFTSAAAKLGVSKSYVSKQVSQLEERLDARLLQRTTRQLTLTDIGDLFYRQCLEMSEQYDRLESDISELQQKPRGTLKLSLNSRFGVHYMAGAVAAFAQLHPELTIEVHSNFQEIDLVAGGYDLTIRYGELEDSSLYAKKLGAYDLSLYASPSYWKANPPPESLEDLAAHNCIVMPERYWLLDVDGKATRIKVSGNWVSDNGATLFAAACEGIGIAQMPNFYAKEAVEAGKLVKLRQPWSGYSQASWAVYPHNRHLSAKVAFFIDFLKEYALKEWIPNSDTFLNQSPLI; the protein is encoded by the coding sequence GTGAATAAGCTAACAGGGTCATTGGTGGGTCGTTGGGCTGGTATTGATGAGTTTATTCAAACCGTCGAAACCGGTAGCTTTACCTCTGCTGCAGCGAAATTGGGTGTTTCTAAATCTTATGTCAGTAAGCAGGTGAGTCAACTGGAAGAGCGGTTGGATGCACGCTTGCTACAGCGTACAACCCGCCAGTTAACATTGACTGATATCGGAGACCTTTTCTATCGACAGTGCCTGGAGATGTCTGAACAATATGATAGATTGGAATCTGACATTTCTGAACTTCAGCAAAAGCCTAGAGGTACTCTCAAACTATCGCTCAATAGTCGGTTTGGTGTGCACTATATGGCTGGCGCGGTGGCTGCGTTTGCGCAATTACACCCTGAGCTTACTATTGAGGTTCACTCCAATTTCCAGGAGATTGATTTGGTTGCCGGAGGTTATGACCTGACGATACGTTACGGTGAACTTGAAGACTCCTCGTTGTATGCAAAGAAACTGGGCGCTTATGATTTGTCTCTGTATGCTTCCCCAAGTTATTGGAAGGCGAATCCGCCGCCGGAGTCACTCGAAGATCTTGCCGCTCATAACTGTATAGTGATGCCAGAACGTTATTGGTTGCTTGATGTTGATGGAAAGGCTACCAGGATTAAAGTCAGTGGTAATTGGGTTAGTGACAATGGCGCCACATTGTTTGCAGCGGCCTGTGAAGGGATAGGAATTGCTCAGATGCCTAATTTTTATGCCAAGGAAGCAGTGGAGGCGGGTAAGCTAGTTAAACTTCGTCAGCCTTGGAGTGGTTACAGCCAAGCGTCATGGGCCGTTTATCCTCATAATCGTCATCTATCTGCAAAGGTGGCATTTTTTATTGATTTTTTGAAAGAGTATGCGCTTAAAGAATGGATACCGAATTCAGACACTTTTTTGAATCAAAGTCCTTTAATATAA